Proteins encoded in a region of the Agrobacterium vitis genome:
- a CDS encoding hybrid sensor histidine kinase/response regulator, with the protein MNTPVKFLLVDDLPENLLSLEALLRRPDLELVKARSGDEALELCLHHDFALALIDVQMPGLNGFELAELMRGNERTKRIPIIFVTAGAHSSERRFQGYEVGAVDFIQKPIEAHILRSKADVFLEVYRQRQTLAEQRDLLQSQAQALQLADKRKDQFLAVLAHELRNPLAALQGGLSLLKKVNCEEQTAKIGKLMQEQITHLSHLVDDLLDVSRITQGKIVLRKAFFDLRDAVESAVDMTRPAIDAKGHNLVVKLPERSCDAMADNVRITQCLANLLNNAAKYTPDGGQIYVELVEDVESFRLTVSDNGLGLTQEASTTIFAMFAQVDGHREHSHGGLGIGLALVKQLVELHEGSITVQSDGPGRGSAFVLNLPKAIEL; encoded by the coding sequence ATGAACACGCCGGTCAAATTCCTGCTCGTCGACGATCTCCCCGAGAACCTTCTCTCTCTTGAGGCGCTCCTCCGGCGTCCTGATCTCGAACTCGTCAAGGCTAGGTCGGGCGACGAGGCGCTCGAGCTATGCCTGCACCATGATTTTGCACTGGCGCTGATCGACGTTCAGATGCCGGGCCTGAATGGTTTCGAGCTTGCCGAACTGATGCGTGGCAACGAGCGGACCAAACGCATACCGATCATCTTCGTTACAGCCGGCGCGCACAGCTCCGAGCGGCGCTTTCAAGGCTATGAGGTCGGCGCCGTCGACTTCATCCAGAAGCCGATCGAAGCCCATATCCTTCGCAGCAAGGCGGATGTTTTTCTGGAAGTCTACCGCCAGCGCCAGACGCTCGCCGAGCAGCGGGATCTACTGCAATCCCAGGCTCAGGCTCTACAGCTTGCCGACAAGCGCAAGGATCAGTTCCTTGCCGTACTTGCTCATGAACTCCGCAACCCGCTCGCCGCTCTGCAAGGCGGCCTTTCGCTCCTGAAGAAAGTTAACTGTGAAGAACAGACCGCAAAGATCGGAAAGCTGATGCAAGAGCAGATCACTCACCTCAGCCATCTGGTGGATGATCTCCTAGATGTATCGCGAATTACGCAGGGCAAAATCGTCCTTCGCAAGGCCTTCTTCGACCTGCGGGACGCAGTCGAATCCGCTGTCGACATGACCCGGCCAGCGATCGATGCGAAGGGCCACAATCTAGTCGTTAAACTTCCCGAGCGGTCATGCGACGCCATGGCAGACAATGTCCGAATTACACAATGCCTTGCTAATCTTTTGAACAACGCAGCCAAGTACACGCCGGATGGCGGTCAGATCTACGTCGAGCTCGTAGAAGACGTCGAGTCTTTCCGCCTAACTGTTTCGGACAATGGTCTTGGACTGACGCAGGAGGCTTCAACGACCATCTTCGCCATGTTCGCTCAGGTCGATGGTCACCGGGAACATTCTCATGGAGGGCTCGGAATCGGGCTTGCACTCGTAAAGCAGCTTGTAGAGCTTCACGAGGGCAGCATCACCGTGCAGAGCGACGGACCTGGCCGTGGGAGTGCATTCGTTCTCAACCTACCGAAGGCTATCGAATTGTGA
- a CDS encoding methyl-accepting chemotaxis protein: MSDHTVRRPLWIQITGYGFAAVMFASAAIGGLAWHAQSTMNDTAVKSKTASDLAVIRAEMAAISRSAAALASSVANDPGTVQMIANGDREGLLTKYQPGMAAVAKEGALQTFTFLDVTGTVVARSHSPAKFGDMIIGRRQTVASAINTGKLSAGIEQGRTAINTSATAPVIRDGKVIGAIDVGTELSNAFFGPIADRLGAEIAVDVLVEGKVQTQASTQGDKSILAEEQIRAALDGKPVTAGVTLDGRDMIINAIPFNNFGGAKLGVIELATDATTILADGRQSTLNSIGASVLVSLLSLFGFLFFARALGGAISRLTGTMTRLATGDLSASVEGGRRPDEIGAMARAVDVFKENSLKARELERQAEENRSLSEEQRQRSAEQERSRSQAMAEATSGLATGLKHLSEGDLTYQLDRAFVADFEPLRADFNAAVSQLRGTLISFAQATSSIDSGSREVSQSADDLAKRTEQQAASLEETAAALDQITVNVASSSKRTEDARTVAIQANESARHSGAVVANAVDAMGRIEQSSGQISNIIGVIDDIAFQTNLLALNAGVEAARAGEAGKGFAVVAQEVRELAQRSAKAAKEIKDLIGKSSVEVGTGVKLVSETGDALRKIETYIVTINQHMDAIATSSREQSVGLAEVNTAVNQMDQVTQQNAAMVEEANAAGATLANEAGRLRELISQFQLGHEHAVSRQDPAPRRAAPVTAVSGRPWASASARSVPADSPARGMVSKIAKAFGGGQSRVAAAPSTDSWEEF, encoded by the coding sequence ATGAGCGATCACACAGTTAGGCGGCCATTATGGATTCAGATTACTGGTTACGGGTTTGCCGCGGTTATGTTTGCCAGTGCTGCAATCGGCGGCCTTGCCTGGCACGCGCAATCGACGATGAACGACACTGCGGTAAAAAGCAAAACCGCAAGCGACCTCGCCGTCATCCGGGCCGAAATGGCCGCCATTTCGAGATCGGCAGCAGCGCTTGCCTCCTCCGTCGCCAATGATCCCGGTACGGTACAAATGATCGCAAACGGCGACCGCGAGGGTCTGCTGACCAAATACCAGCCCGGCATGGCGGCGGTTGCCAAGGAAGGCGCTTTGCAAACCTTCACTTTCCTTGACGTGACCGGAACGGTCGTGGCCCGGTCGCATTCGCCTGCGAAATTCGGCGACATGATTATCGGCAGACGGCAGACGGTGGCTTCGGCGATAAACACCGGTAAACTCTCCGCTGGCATCGAACAAGGTCGCACGGCCATCAATACCAGCGCTACAGCGCCCGTGATCCGGGACGGCAAGGTCATCGGTGCGATCGACGTGGGCACAGAACTCAGCAACGCCTTCTTCGGCCCAATTGCCGACCGCCTCGGCGCGGAAATTGCCGTGGACGTGCTGGTAGAAGGCAAGGTGCAAACCCAGGCTTCGACGCAGGGGGACAAGAGCATTCTTGCGGAAGAGCAGATCAGGGCGGCCCTCGATGGCAAGCCGGTGACGGCGGGCGTTACACTCGACGGCCGCGACATGATCATCAACGCTATTCCCTTCAACAATTTTGGCGGCGCCAAGCTCGGCGTCATTGAACTTGCCACCGATGCAACGACGATTCTTGCCGATGGTCGTCAGTCGACGCTGAACTCGATTGGCGCTTCCGTTCTGGTGTCGCTGCTCTCGCTGTTCGGCTTCCTATTCTTCGCCCGTGCGCTGGGTGGAGCGATTTCCCGGCTGACCGGGACGATGACACGGCTCGCCACGGGCGATCTGTCGGCCAGTGTCGAAGGCGGTCGTCGCCCCGACGAAATTGGCGCAATGGCCCGCGCGGTCGACGTGTTCAAGGAAAACAGCTTAAAGGCGCGCGAGCTGGAGCGGCAGGCGGAAGAAAACCGCAGCCTCAGCGAAGAACAGCGTCAGCGCAGCGCCGAACAAGAGCGCAGCCGTTCGCAGGCCATGGCGGAAGCGACCAGCGGCCTTGCTACCGGCCTGAAGCATCTGTCCGAGGGCGACCTGACATACCAGCTCGACCGTGCATTCGTGGCCGACTTCGAACCGCTGCGCGCCGACTTCAATGCCGCCGTCAGCCAGTTGCGCGGCACGCTCATTTCGTTTGCGCAGGCCACCAGCTCGATCGACAGCGGCTCGCGTGAAGTCAGTCAGAGTGCCGACGATCTGGCCAAGCGGACAGAACAGCAGGCCGCCTCACTGGAGGAGACAGCCGCCGCCCTCGACCAGATCACTGTCAATGTCGCGAGCTCCTCCAAGCGAACCGAAGATGCCCGTACCGTCGCCATCCAGGCCAACGAAAGCGCCCGCCATTCTGGTGCTGTCGTTGCCAATGCCGTCGACGCGATGGGCCGCATTGAGCAGTCGTCGGGCCAGATCTCGAACATCATCGGCGTTATCGACGACATCGCCTTTCAGACCAATCTTCTGGCGCTGAACGCCGGCGTCGAGGCAGCCCGGGCCGGCGAAGCAGGCAAGGGTTTTGCTGTCGTCGCCCAAGAGGTGCGCGAACTTGCCCAGCGTTCCGCCAAAGCCGCCAAGGAGATCAAGGACCTGATCGGCAAGTCATCGGTGGAAGTCGGGACCGGAGTCAAGCTGGTTAGCGAAACCGGCGACGCGCTGCGCAAGATCGAGACCTATATCGTCACCATCAACCAGCACATGGATGCGATCGCCACATCCTCGCGCGAGCAGTCGGTCGGCCTGGCGGAGGTCAACACGGCCGTCAACCAGATGGACCAGGTGACGCAGCAGAATGCCGCGATGGTGGAAGAAGCCAATGCGGCCGGCGCTACGCTTGCCAACGAAGCCGGCCGCCTGCGCGAACTGATCAGCCAGTTCCAGCTCGGCCATGAACACGCGGTTTCGCGGCAGGACCCCGCGCCGCGCCGGGCAGCCCCGGTTACGGCAGTTTCCGGTCGCCCGTGGGCGTCGGCTTCAGCACGCTCGGTGCCGGCAGACTCGCCGGCACGCGGCATGGTCAGCAAGATCGCAAAGGCATTTGGCGGCGGGCAAAGCCGTGTTGCAGCAGCGCCATCGACGGACAGCTGGGAAGAGTTCTGA
- a CDS encoding response regulator, giving the protein MHRKSAAVTKIGGLGLDKSLAFGLSTALAFFVISAAVAVYTTQTLRTSNESVVKTHQVIVSIDLLLSDVQDAETGQRGYLLTGKEQYLQPYQRAVAQIQARLARVESLITTDTAQSYRLEDLRNSVSSKLAELDETLRTYRTAGPAAALALVNKDRGKFDMDAIRTLVSEIRNAETDVRTQRVAEMNRAYVVAFATSLLTGFLGILLTLVIGGLMRRATLARKNEQWQQEAQVGLGPVVIGEQSTQELGQNILRFLTSYLGAVAGSLYVRDGARYALTAVHGVPAGTVIPERFEESDSLFGHVLRDHRPVTVGELPDGYISFGSSLGQQKPRYLTLAPAMVDGEVKAVFELGFLHPVGDHVLALLERSSNTIAASIRSAEFRTQLRTLLHETQRQTEELQVQGEELRVSNEELEEQSRALKESQARLEQQQVELEQTNSQLEEQAQELERQKDDLEKANDAVRLQAQEVERASRYKSDFLANMSHELRTPLNSSLILAKLLADNADENLTAEQVKFAQTIQSSGNDLLNLINDILDLSKIEAGHVEVSPEPVAINRTVDGLRQLFDPLAAQKGLNLSIEVAPDVPSVIETDPQRLEQVLKNLLANAVKFTAEGQVSLLVRPAGDAQIAISVVDTGIGIAEDQQRNIFEAFHQADSTISRKFGGTGLGLSISRELVRLLGGRMHLQSRPGTGSTFTVIIPKIFSASAVRAPEPAIITGTTAPALTSNPIATERSPRSHGIVDDDRHLSGDPTRKLLVVEDDQSFAMILRDLARELNFQVLVAGTAQEALELARQHAPSAIVLDVGLPDQSGLSVLDRLKRDVRTRHIPIHIISAEDYSERALSLGAIGYAMKPVQRDELLDVLKSLEAKISQNVRRVLIVEDNQIQREAVSKLIGSQDVETVGAGTAAECLALLKEQTFDCMVLDLSLPDASGFALLETISQDSAHSFPPVIVYTGRVLSAEEEQSLRRFSKSIIIKGAKSPERLLDEVTLFLHQVVSELPDEQQRMIRKARNRDALLEGRRILVVEDDVRNIYALTNILEPRGAIIEIARNGEEALQKLDRSLSSTDGRIDLVLMDVMMPVMDGLTATRHIRNNPNWKKLPVITLTAKAMPDDQKRCIEAGANDYMAKPLDVEKLLSLVRVWMPQ; this is encoded by the coding sequence ATGCATAGGAAAAGTGCTGCTGTGACCAAGATAGGTGGTCTTGGGCTGGATAAGTCTTTGGCCTTCGGTCTATCCACTGCCTTGGCGTTCTTCGTCATCAGTGCCGCCGTTGCGGTTTACACTACGCAAACGTTGAGGACGAGCAACGAAAGCGTAGTCAAGACCCATCAGGTCATTGTCTCGATCGACCTTCTCCTGTCTGATGTCCAGGATGCCGAGACAGGTCAGCGTGGGTATTTGCTGACCGGCAAAGAGCAGTACCTGCAGCCGTATCAGCGGGCCGTTGCGCAGATACAGGCGCGGCTTGCGCGGGTCGAGAGCTTGATCACAACGGACACCGCGCAAAGCTATCGGTTAGAAGATCTCCGTAACTCCGTTTCCTCAAAGTTAGCCGAGCTCGACGAAACGCTTCGAACCTACCGAACCGCCGGCCCTGCTGCGGCCCTCGCGCTCGTTAATAAGGACCGCGGTAAGTTCGACATGGACGCGATCCGCACACTCGTATCAGAAATCCGCAATGCAGAAACCGACGTGCGTACCCAGCGTGTCGCGGAGATGAACAGGGCCTACGTCGTTGCATTCGCCACGAGCCTGTTGACGGGCTTTCTTGGCATCCTCCTGACGCTGGTCATCGGTGGCCTGATGCGCCGTGCCACCTTGGCACGCAAGAACGAGCAGTGGCAGCAGGAAGCGCAGGTCGGTCTTGGACCGGTTGTAATCGGGGAACAGTCTACGCAAGAGCTTGGACAGAACATATTGCGCTTTCTCACAAGCTACCTGGGTGCCGTTGCAGGCTCGCTTTATGTGAGGGATGGAGCGCGATACGCTCTTACAGCCGTTCATGGTGTTCCTGCAGGTACAGTTATTCCAGAGCGGTTCGAAGAAAGCGATAGTCTGTTCGGTCATGTTCTTCGAGATCACCGTCCTGTCACGGTAGGTGAGCTTCCTGACGGCTATATCAGTTTTGGCTCCAGCCTCGGCCAACAGAAGCCCCGCTACCTGACGCTGGCGCCGGCGATGGTGGACGGCGAGGTCAAGGCGGTATTCGAACTGGGCTTTCTTCACCCGGTCGGCGATCACGTTCTCGCCCTCCTCGAGCGGTCGTCCAACACGATCGCGGCATCCATTCGCTCAGCCGAATTCCGTACACAGCTACGAACACTGCTCCACGAGACGCAGCGGCAGACGGAAGAGCTTCAGGTCCAGGGCGAAGAACTGCGAGTATCCAACGAGGAACTGGAAGAGCAGAGTAGGGCGCTGAAGGAATCTCAGGCCCGTCTGGAACAGCAGCAGGTGGAACTGGAGCAGACGAATTCCCAGCTCGAGGAGCAGGCACAGGAGCTTGAGCGACAGAAGGACGACCTTGAAAAAGCGAACGACGCCGTCAGATTGCAGGCACAAGAAGTGGAGCGTGCCAGCCGCTACAAATCAGATTTTCTGGCCAACATGTCACACGAACTGCGTACCCCGCTGAACTCTTCGCTGATCCTTGCCAAGCTCTTGGCGGACAACGCCGACGAGAATTTGACGGCGGAACAGGTCAAGTTCGCACAGACGATACAGTCTTCGGGGAACGACCTGCTGAACCTCATCAACGATATCCTTGATCTTTCGAAGATCGAGGCCGGCCATGTGGAGGTCAGTCCGGAGCCAGTTGCCATCAACCGGACTGTCGATGGACTTCGGCAGTTGTTCGATCCGCTCGCTGCCCAAAAGGGACTGAACCTCTCGATCGAAGTCGCCCCGGACGTCCCATCGGTCATCGAGACGGATCCACAACGCCTCGAGCAGGTCCTCAAGAACCTTCTGGCAAATGCCGTCAAGTTCACCGCAGAGGGGCAGGTATCGCTCCTTGTCCGCCCTGCCGGTGATGCGCAGATTGCGATCTCCGTGGTCGATACCGGAATTGGAATTGCCGAGGACCAGCAGCGCAACATCTTCGAGGCCTTCCATCAGGCAGACAGCACGATCAGTCGAAAGTTCGGCGGAACGGGCCTCGGGCTTTCGATCTCGCGAGAACTGGTCCGTCTGCTCGGCGGCAGGATGCATCTGCAAAGCCGTCCAGGTACGGGAAGTACGTTCACCGTGATCATCCCGAAGATCTTTTCGGCTAGTGCCGTTCGCGCGCCCGAACCTGCTATCATTACGGGCACCACAGCACCTGCCCTCACCAGTAATCCCATTGCAACAGAACGTTCGCCGCGTTCGCATGGCATCGTCGACGACGATCGTCATCTGAGCGGTGACCCCACACGTAAACTTCTCGTGGTGGAGGACGACCAGTCCTTCGCGATGATCCTGCGTGATCTGGCGCGGGAGCTGAACTTTCAGGTCCTGGTCGCGGGAACGGCGCAAGAGGCACTGGAACTTGCCCGCCAGCACGCGCCAAGCGCGATCGTTCTGGACGTTGGTCTACCGGACCAGTCCGGTCTCTCGGTCCTTGATCGCCTAAAGCGTGACGTTCGTACGCGCCATATCCCGATCCACATCATATCTGCGGAGGATTATTCCGAACGTGCCCTGTCGCTGGGTGCCATCGGTTATGCGATGAAGCCGGTCCAGCGAGATGAACTTCTGGACGTCTTGAAATCGCTGGAGGCAAAAATATCGCAGAACGTGCGCCGCGTGTTGATTGTTGAGGACAACCAGATCCAGCGCGAGGCGGTCTCCAAGCTGATCGGATCGCAAGATGTGGAGACTGTCGGTGCTGGCACCGCGGCGGAATGCCTGGCGCTTCTGAAGGAACAGACCTTCGATTGCATGGTGCTCGATCTCTCGCTGCCGGACGCCTCGGGATTTGCGCTTCTCGAAACGATCAGTCAGGACAGCGCCCATTCTTTCCCTCCGGTGATCGTCTACACCGGGCGGGTCCTTTCCGCAGAGGAAGAGCAGAGCCTGCGGCGCTTTTCCAAATCGATCATTATCAAGGGAGCCAAGTCGCCGGAACGGCTTTTGGACGAAGTGACACTTTTCCTCCACCAAGTCGTTTCCGAGCTTCCTGACGAACAGCAGAGGATGATCCGCAAGGCCAGGAATCGCGACGCCTTGCTCGAGGGACGACGTATTCTGGTCGTGGAGGACGACGTGCGCAATATCTACGCGCTGACCAACATTCTGGAGCCACGTGGCGCCATTATCGAGATCGCCCGTAACGGGGAGGAAGCGTTGCAGAAGCTCGACCGGTCGCTTTCCAGCACCGATGGCCGGATCGATCTGGTTTTGATGGATGTGATGATGCCGGTGATGGACGGGCTGACCGCCACCCGCCACATCCGCAACAATCCGAACTGGAAGAAGCTACCGGTGATCACGCTGACGGCGAAAGCTATGCCCGACGACCAAAAGCGGTGTATCGAGGCCGGCGCCAACGACTATATGGCCAAGCCGCTAGACGTCGAGAAACTCCTGTCGCTTGTCCGTGTCTGGATGCCTCAATGA
- a CDS encoding IS630 family transposase, with amino-acid sequence MVGRQAGFVALSDEDRNFLESQVRRHKAPRSLSDRCRIVLLCAQGLQSKDVAERLGVHEHTVGKWRRRFVQGGIDGLTDEYRAGRPRTVSDAQVAEVVERTLNTTPKDATHWSIRSMAADRGLSHTTIRRIWTAFGLQPHRSETFKLSSDPLFVDKVQDIVGLYMSPPDRAVVLCVDEKSQIQALDREQPVLPMAPGIAERRTHTYVRNGTTSLFAALDVATGAVIGQCYKRHRATEFLDFLKRIDAEMPKGPDVHLVMDNYATHKTPRIKAWLARRPHWHVHFTPTSASWINQVERWFAELTRKQLQRGVHRSTAELEADIDAFIATHNENPKPYRWVKSAGQILASVKRFCQKTMSRTSDSGD; translated from the coding sequence ATGGTCGGCAGGCAAGCGGGCTTTGTCGCTCTGAGCGACGAGGATAGAAATTTTCTTGAGTCTCAGGTGCGTCGGCACAAGGCGCCGCGCTCGCTGTCGGATCGATGCCGGATAGTTTTGCTGTGCGCGCAGGGCTTGCAGAGCAAAGATGTTGCCGAACGCCTTGGCGTCCACGAGCACACGGTTGGCAAGTGGCGCCGCAGGTTCGTGCAGGGTGGCATTGACGGGCTGACCGACGAATATCGCGCAGGTCGGCCACGAACCGTCTCTGACGCCCAGGTAGCTGAGGTCGTCGAACGGACATTGAACACCACCCCGAAGGATGCCACGCACTGGTCTATCCGTTCGATGGCAGCCGACCGCGGGCTGTCGCACACCACCATCCGTCGGATATGGACCGCGTTTGGTTTGCAGCCGCATCGTTCGGAGACATTCAAGCTGTCTTCCGATCCCCTGTTCGTTGATAAGGTGCAAGACATAGTCGGCCTTTACATGTCGCCACCTGATCGGGCAGTCGTGCTATGCGTGGATGAGAAATCGCAAATCCAGGCACTGGATCGCGAGCAGCCGGTTCTGCCCATGGCGCCGGGCATCGCCGAGCGGCGCACCCATACCTATGTCCGCAACGGCACGACATCCCTGTTCGCCGCGCTCGACGTTGCGACTGGCGCGGTAATCGGCCAGTGCTACAAACGTCACAGGGCGACCGAATTTCTCGACTTCTTGAAGCGGATTGACGCCGAGATGCCCAAGGGGCCGGACGTGCATTTGGTGATGGACAACTATGCGACCCACAAGACGCCGAGGATCAAGGCCTGGCTCGCACGCCGCCCGCATTGGCATGTTCACTTCACGCCAACGTCAGCCTCCTGGATCAATCAAGTCGAGCGGTGGTTTGCAGAGCTGACGCGCAAGCAATTGCAACGCGGTGTCCATCGTTCCACCGCCGAACTGGAAGCCGACATCGACGCGTTTATCGCAACGCACAACGAGAATCCCAAGCCATACAGATGGGTGAAATCCGCCGGCCAAATCCTCGCCTCCGTCAAGCGATTCTGCCAAAAAACAATGAGCCGAACTTCAGATTCGGGTGACTAG
- a CDS encoding YsnF/AvaK domain-containing protein: MTDQDETTIQIVEESVSVGKERVATGRVRVSTSSSEVDELAQATLYGTRVEVTPERIDLEIDAIPETRVEGDTTIIPVLEEIVVIEKRLVLIEEIRIRQIVTSEDVSVPVTVRKQTATVERIDE, from the coding sequence ATGACAGACCAAGACGAAACCACAATCCAGATCGTCGAAGAGAGTGTCAGCGTCGGCAAGGAACGCGTCGCGACGGGACGTGTCCGTGTCTCCACTTCCAGCTCGGAAGTAGACGAGCTAGCGCAGGCCACTTTGTATGGCACGCGCGTCGAGGTCACGCCGGAGCGCATAGATCTTGAGATCGATGCGATCCCCGAAACCAGGGTTGAAGGCGATACCACGATCATTCCCGTCCTCGAGGAGATCGTCGTTATTGAGAAGCGTCTAGTCCTTATAGAAGAAATCCGCATCCGCCAAATCGTGACTTCGGAAGACGTCTCCGTCCCGGTAACCGTTCGAAAGCAGACCGCCACCGTCGAGCGTATCGACGAATAG
- a CDS encoding transposase, with translation MMPTLVQRYSVIRGLVAEGVSIKEIARRTGHSRKLVRSVVRGQRTDIFRVRQTSLEPQLPWLEAQWDAGLRNGAELWRQLRLVGFGGGLRVVTEWATRRRRAEKAENGLGHAPAARTVVRLMTLERNNLTKAQTMTVAAIEERLPDLVEARDVVESFHEMLRR, from the coding sequence ATGATGCCTACTTTAGTTCAACGTTACTCTGTTATTCGTGGACTCGTCGCCGAAGGCGTGTCCATCAAGGAGATCGCGCGCAGAACCGGGCACAGCCGAAAGCTGGTCCGCAGTGTCGTCCGTGGTCAGCGGACCGACATCTTTCGGGTGCGGCAAACCTCTCTCGAACCGCAGTTGCCTTGGCTGGAAGCGCAATGGGACGCCGGATTGCGAAACGGCGCTGAACTGTGGCGGCAGCTTCGGCTGGTTGGTTTCGGTGGAGGTCTCCGCGTTGTTACAGAATGGGCAACACGACGAAGGCGAGCCGAAAAAGCCGAAAACGGGCTCGGCCACGCGCCCGCAGCACGCACCGTCGTCCGCCTGATGACCCTTGAACGCAACAATTTGACCAAGGCTCAGACGATGACGGTCGCTGCGATCGAGGAGCGACTACCAGACCTTGTCGAGGCCAGAGATGTCGTGGAGAGCTTCCACGAAATGCTGCGGCGCTAG
- a CDS encoding chemotaxis protein CheB gives MTDTSHGAVIIGASAGALEALSVILPSLPSGYPYPVFVVVHVPPHKRSVLAEIFNAKCQLRAVEVEDKEPIEPGVIYFAPPNYHMLIEDRATIALSSDEEVMFSRPSIDVAFESAAEAWGDGLLAVVLTGANSDGAKGLSAVAKAGGGVIVQQPLGAYARAMPEAAIAACPQARVLSLQNISSYLLGIA, from the coding sequence ATGACCGACACCTCTCACGGCGCTGTCATTATCGGAGCTTCGGCTGGCGCGCTTGAAGCGCTGTCCGTAATCCTTCCCTCGCTTCCGTCCGGGTATCCATATCCGGTTTTCGTGGTCGTCCACGTGCCACCTCACAAACGCAGCGTACTTGCCGAAATCTTCAATGCGAAGTGCCAGTTGCGAGCGGTGGAGGTCGAGGACAAAGAACCGATCGAACCGGGAGTAATATACTTCGCCCCTCCTAATTACCACATGTTGATCGAAGACAGGGCGACCATCGCGCTGTCGTCTGACGAGGAAGTGATGTTTTCCCGTCCGTCAATCGACGTAGCGTTTGAAAGCGCCGCCGAGGCGTGGGGTGACGGTCTTCTGGCCGTTGTTCTGACGGGTGCTAATAGCGATGGGGCGAAAGGGCTGTCCGCAGTAGCCAAGGCCGGCGGCGGCGTGATCGTCCAGCAACCGCTTGGCGCTTACGCACGCGCGATGCCGGAGGCCGCTATTGCCGCGTGCCCTCAAGCCCGCGTCCTCTCTCTTCAAAATATTTCGTCATATCTTCTAGGTATCGCTTGA
- a CDS encoding CheR family methyltransferase has protein sequence MTETYEKIEDIEIRLLLEALYHRYHYDFRNYAMSSIRRRLRQAREQLGFATISAMQERVLHDPDMLPRMLRYLTVQVSEMFRDPSYFRAFREKVAPHLRTYPSLKIWIAGCSTGEELYSFVILFREEGLEERTLFYATDINPEALAQAEAGVYELDRLRLFTENHQQAGGKTSLSDYYQSGYNRCVFDKSLKRNVVFSDHSLVTDQVFGEMQFVSCRNVMIYFDRDLQDRAVSLFRDALPRNGFLGLGSKETLRFSRHEDAFQDFVREEKIYRRTGA, from the coding sequence ATGACGGAGACTTACGAGAAGATAGAAGACATCGAGATCAGGCTTTTGCTCGAGGCGCTCTATCATCGCTACCACTATGATTTCCGCAACTACGCGATGTCATCGATCCGCCGAAGGCTGCGTCAGGCGCGCGAGCAATTAGGCTTTGCGACAATTTCCGCGATGCAGGAGCGCGTTCTGCACGATCCCGACATGTTGCCGCGAATGCTGCGCTACCTCACGGTCCAGGTCAGCGAGATGTTTCGGGATCCGAGCTATTTCCGGGCGTTTCGCGAAAAGGTTGCACCTCATCTGCGCACTTATCCATCTTTGAAGATCTGGATCGCAGGATGCAGCACCGGCGAGGAACTGTACTCCTTCGTCATCCTGTTCCGCGAAGAGGGACTGGAAGAGCGAACCCTATTCTACGCGACAGATATCAACCCGGAAGCACTGGCCCAGGCGGAGGCCGGCGTCTACGAGCTGGACCGGCTACGCCTGTTTACTGAGAACCATCAGCAGGCAGGAGGTAAGACATCCCTGTCGGACTACTATCAATCTGGTTACAATCGCTGTGTCTTTGACAAGAGCCTGAAACGCAATGTGGTTTTCTCCGATCATAGTCTCGTCACCGACCAGGTGTTCGGCGAGATGCAATTTGTCTCCTGCCGCAACGTCATGATTTATTTCGATCGTGATCTCCAGGATCGCGCGGTTTCGCTGTTTAGGGACGCGCTGCCGCGCAACGGTTTCCTCGGGCTGGGCTCCAAGGAGACGTTGCGGTTTTCTCGTCATGAGGACGCTTTCCAGGACTTCGTGCGCGAGGAAAAGATCTACAGGAGGACCGGCGCATGA